The Akkermansia muciniphila genome contains a region encoding:
- a CDS encoding phosphotransferase, whose amino-acid sequence MKELSSLVQRSFHAVPREEDFQTLALGASGRTIVRIRLDGRTCIGIRWGNDRADNDSFIPAARHLRAHGVSVPEIYDYEPLGPGCGAALVEDLGDANLLGFRGEPWPTLRLRYIRAMEQLHLLHDCPFPEDFSLQPAFDEALYHWEQAYFAEHLLGTHLGMETAPFLNHPALKELAQFLASLPARPVHRDSQSQNVHIHAGKTWLIDFQGMRGGRPEYDLASLVYDGYAHLSPAQAQELLREWERITGHPLDERIFRACALQRVMQMLGAYANIGHNQGKTWYLAQIPAGLEHLRRLLPGSTLAEPLAAMLV is encoded by the coding sequence ATGAAAGAACTGTCCAGCCTGGTTCAACGGAGTTTTCACGCCGTTCCGCGGGAAGAAGATTTCCAGACCCTGGCTCTGGGGGCGTCCGGGCGCACCATTGTCCGCATCCGGCTTGACGGCCGCACCTGCATAGGCATCCGCTGGGGCAATGACCGCGCGGATAACGACTCCTTTATTCCCGCGGCCCGGCACCTGCGCGCCCATGGCGTCAGCGTGCCGGAGATTTACGATTATGAACCGCTCGGCCCCGGCTGCGGCGCCGCCCTGGTAGAGGACCTGGGGGATGCCAATCTTCTGGGCTTCCGGGGGGAACCCTGGCCCACCCTGCGCCTGCGCTACATCCGGGCCATGGAACAGCTCCATCTGCTTCATGACTGCCCGTTCCCGGAGGATTTTTCTCTTCAGCCCGCTTTTGACGAGGCCCTGTACCACTGGGAGCAGGCCTATTTTGCGGAACATTTGCTGGGAACCCATCTCGGAATGGAGACGGCCCCCTTCCTGAACCATCCGGCCCTGAAAGAACTGGCGCAGTTCCTGGCCTCCCTTCCTGCACGCCCCGTCCACCGGGACAGCCAGTCCCAGAACGTGCATATCCACGCCGGAAAGACGTGGCTGATTGATTTCCAGGGCATGCGCGGCGGCCGCCCGGAGTATGACCTGGCTTCCCTGGTTTATGACGGTTATGCCCATCTGTCCCCCGCACAGGCGCAGGAGCTGCTCCGGGAGTGGGAAAGGATTACCGGCCACCCCCTGGACGAGCGCATTTTCCGGGCATGCGCCCTGCAGCGGGTCATGCAGATGCTGGGGGCCTACGCCAACATCGGCCACAACCAGGGGAAAACCTGGTACCTCGCCCAGATTCCCGCCGGGCTGGAACACCTCCGGAGGCTTCTGCCCGGCTCCACGCTTGCAGAACCGCTGGCGGCCATGTTAGTATGA
- the trpB gene encoding tryptophan synthase subunit beta — MDLHTYLRNFPDAQGRFGEYGGVYLPDELVPAFEEITEAYQTIAHSAQFINELRRIRKQFQGRPTPVYHCERLSRHLGTSQIYLKREDLNHTGAHKLNHCMGEGLLAKYMGKKRIIAETGAGQHGVALATAAAFFGLECEVHMGAVDIAKQAPNVTRMKILGAKVVPVTHGLQSLKEAVDSAFDSYLNNYKDSIYCIGSVVGPHPFPQMVRDFQMCIGVEAREQFLEMTGLLPDAVCACVGGGSNSMGMFTAFLGDPLDIYGVEPLGKGPTLGDHSASISYGSKGVLHGFESIMLQDEDGNPGPVHSVASGLDYPSVGPEHAYLHDIGRVNYVTATDEEAVDAFFKLSRYEGIIPALESSHAIAYAMKWARENRGGAILVNCSGRGDKDVDYVVEHYGYGEDRQFPA; from the coding sequence ATGGATCTCCATACTTATTTACGCAATTTTCCGGACGCCCAGGGCCGCTTTGGCGAATATGGCGGCGTTTACCTGCCGGACGAGCTTGTTCCCGCTTTTGAAGAAATTACGGAAGCCTACCAGACGATCGCCCATTCCGCGCAGTTTATTAATGAACTGCGCCGCATCCGCAAGCAGTTCCAGGGCCGTCCCACTCCGGTTTACCATTGCGAGCGCCTTTCCCGCCACCTGGGAACCTCCCAGATTTATCTGAAGCGGGAAGACCTGAACCATACGGGCGCCCACAAGCTGAACCACTGCATGGGGGAAGGCCTTCTTGCCAAGTACATGGGCAAGAAGCGCATTATTGCGGAAACGGGCGCCGGGCAGCACGGCGTGGCGCTGGCTACGGCCGCCGCCTTTTTCGGCCTGGAATGCGAGGTTCACATGGGCGCGGTGGATATTGCCAAGCAGGCTCCCAACGTCACGCGCATGAAGATTCTGGGCGCCAAGGTGGTGCCCGTCACGCACGGCCTCCAGAGCCTGAAGGAGGCCGTGGATTCCGCCTTTGATTCCTACCTGAACAATTACAAGGATTCCATTTACTGCATCGGTTCCGTGGTGGGTCCGCACCCCTTCCCTCAAATGGTGCGCGATTTCCAGATGTGCATTGGCGTGGAGGCCCGGGAACAGTTCCTGGAAATGACGGGACTTCTTCCGGACGCGGTGTGCGCCTGCGTGGGCGGCGGCAGCAATTCCATGGGCATGTTCACCGCCTTCCTGGGAGACCCGCTGGACATTTACGGCGTGGAACCGCTCGGCAAGGGGCCCACGCTCGGGGATCATTCCGCTTCCATTTCCTACGGGAGCAAGGGCGTCCTGCACGGGTTCGAGAGCATCATGCTTCAGGATGAGGACGGCAATCCCGGTCCGGTCCATTCCGTGGCCAGCGGGCTGGATTATCCTTCCGTGGGGCCGGAACACGCCTACCTGCACGACATCGGCCGCGTGAATTACGTCACCGCTACGGATGAAGAAGCCGTGGACGCCTTTTTCAAGCTTTCCCGTTATGAAGGGATTATTCCCGCTCTGGAAAGCTCCCATGCCATTGCCTACGCCATGAAGTGGGCCCGGGAAAACAGGGGAGGCGCCATCCTGGTCAACTGCTCCGGCCGCGGAGACAAGGACGTGGATTACGTCGTGGAGCATTACGGCTACGGGGAAGACCGCCAGTTCCCCGCCTGA
- a CDS encoding MarR family transcriptional regulator, protein MSSISEEANKLADFILFTQRSCILNLSSELNEGKVSYPQFFLLTYLASEDFLSMSSIAQKMGHSTAAATGMVDKLQEMGYLKRMSAAKDRRKIMVAITQEGRDLVDRMRQNIVRDLAALMAGADPDARQTLADTGKSIKKRRLA, encoded by the coding sequence ATGAGCTCCATTTCCGAAGAAGCAAACAAGCTGGCGGATTTCATCCTGTTCACGCAGCGTTCCTGCATTCTGAATCTTTCTTCAGAATTGAATGAGGGCAAGGTTTCCTACCCCCAGTTTTTCCTGCTGACTTACCTGGCCAGCGAGGATTTTCTGAGCATGTCCAGCATTGCCCAGAAAATGGGGCATTCCACCGCGGCGGCCACCGGCATGGTGGACAAGCTTCAGGAGATGGGCTACCTGAAGCGCATGAGCGCGGCCAAGGACCGCCGCAAGATCATGGTCGCCATCACCCAGGAGGGGCGCGACCTGGTGGACCGCATGCGCCAGAACATCGTCCGGGACCTGGCCGCCCTGATGGCCGGAGCAGATCCGGACGCACGCCAGACGCTTGCCGATACCGGAAAGTCCATTAAAAAGCGCCGTCTGGCCTGA
- a CDS encoding ferritin produces the protein MISTTMATALNEQIKWEMYSANLYLAMSAYLQDAGLTGFAHWMRVQYQEETAHALKFYDFLLARGGQFTMLSIDAPAASWSNILEMFEETLTHEQEVTRRINDLVRLAKEEKDFATDIFLHWFVSEQVEEEETVKDIISKLRMIKGEGQGMLMMDKELGARIFTPPPAN, from the coding sequence ATGATCAGTACAACAATGGCAACCGCTCTTAATGAGCAAATCAAATGGGAAATGTATTCAGCCAACCTTTATCTGGCCATGTCCGCGTACCTGCAGGACGCCGGCCTGACGGGGTTTGCCCACTGGATGCGCGTCCAGTACCAGGAAGAAACCGCCCATGCCTTGAAATTTTACGATTTCCTGCTGGCTCGCGGAGGCCAGTTTACCATGCTGTCCATAGACGCTCCGGCCGCGAGCTGGTCCAACATTCTGGAAATGTTTGAAGAAACGCTGACCCACGAACAGGAAGTCACGCGCCGCATCAATGACCTGGTCCGCCTCGCCAAGGAGGAAAAGGACTTCGCTACGGATATTTTCCTTCACTGGTTTGTCAGTGAACAGGTGGAAGAAGAAGAAACCGTCAAGGACATCATCAGCAAACTGCGCATGATCAAGGGAGAAGGCCAGGGAATGCTGATGATGGACAAGGAGCTGGGCGCCCGCATCTTTACGCCTCCCCCCGCCAATTAA
- a CDS encoding RidA family protein, translated as MDKIRQRLSDLGYAIYDAPAPVGSYVQCVHTGNLLHLSGGISVNGEDKYFGKVGQDLTVEEGQAAARAAILNRLAVIIQAVGSLEKVSRIVAVNGFVNAGPDFYDHPRVLNGASDLLVEAFGEIGRHSRTAVGVSALPLNVAVEISMVVEVCG; from the coding sequence ATGGATAAAATACGTCAACGCCTTTCCGACCTTGGTTATGCCATCTATGATGCCCCCGCTCCCGTAGGCTCCTACGTGCAGTGCGTGCACACGGGAAACCTGCTTCACCTCTCCGGCGGCATCTCCGTCAACGGTGAGGACAAATACTTCGGCAAGGTGGGGCAGGATTTAACCGTGGAAGAAGGGCAGGCCGCCGCGCGCGCCGCCATCCTGAACCGCCTGGCGGTCATTATCCAGGCGGTGGGCTCCCTGGAAAAAGTCTCCCGCATTGTGGCCGTGAATGGCTTTGTGAATGCCGGCCCCGATTTTTACGACCATCCCAGGGTGCTCAACGGAGCGTCCGACCTGCTGGTGGAAGCCTTCGGTGAAATAGGGCGCCACAGCCGCACCGCCGTAGGTGTGTCCGCGCTTCCGCTCAACGTAGCGGTGGAAATCAGCATGGTCGTGGAAGTTTGCGGCTAG
- a CDS encoding ElyC/SanA/YdcF family protein: MVLLSAAAEWYIFSASEGRIFERSADVPVRAPALVLGCSPTFMGGPNGYFYNRMDTAAELWKAGKAAVFVVSGDNSSHAYNEPEWMKRALVERGVPEDRIVCDFAGLRTLDSVVRMKEVFGVSTMIVVSQGFHNERALAIAGHEGMEAWAVSAPDVPNRRSRIKSWFRERAARIWMTLDLWLWRREPRFLGEPVALPEAKGKNDQRPMRSCSS; this comes from the coding sequence ATGGTTTTATTGTCCGCCGCAGCGGAGTGGTACATTTTTTCCGCTTCCGAAGGCAGGATTTTTGAGCGCTCCGCAGACGTACCCGTTCGCGCTCCTGCGCTGGTGCTGGGGTGCTCCCCTACGTTCATGGGAGGCCCCAACGGATATTTTTATAATAGAATGGATACGGCGGCGGAACTTTGGAAGGCCGGGAAGGCGGCGGTTTTCGTCGTTTCCGGGGACAACAGCTCCCACGCCTACAATGAACCGGAATGGATGAAGCGGGCCCTGGTGGAGCGCGGCGTCCCGGAGGACCGGATTGTGTGTGACTTTGCGGGACTGCGGACGCTGGATTCCGTCGTGAGAATGAAAGAAGTCTTTGGCGTTTCAACCATGATCGTCGTTTCCCAGGGCTTTCACAATGAACGCGCCCTGGCGATTGCCGGACATGAGGGAATGGAAGCGTGGGCCGTCAGCGCACCGGATGTTCCCAACCGCCGTTCACGCATTAAAAGCTGGTTCAGGGAGCGTGCGGCGCGCATCTGGATGACGCTGGATTTGTGGCTGTGGAGGCGTGAACCCCGGTTCCTGGGGGAACCCGTGGCGCTGCCGGAAGCAAAGGGGAAAAATGATCAACGCCCCATGCGGTCTTGTTCGTCATGA
- a CDS encoding NUDIX hydrolase: MDDAGETISNALPPKWLEWAVELQFLAQAGITYAKDPYDLERFERLREIAAEIMSAKSGLDMDTVRGLFCSETGFQTPKMDTRAAIFREGKILMVKEKGSGLWSLPGGWVDVNQSVRDNTVKEVREEAGLEVEAVRLVALHDRNRHNPPPYAYGVCKIFVLCEEKGGSFRPNLETSESRWFGRDELPPMALEKNTPEQALLCFKAAEDPCWNPVFD, encoded by the coding sequence ATGGATGACGCTGGTGAAACGATTAGTAACGCGCTGCCGCCCAAATGGCTGGAATGGGCGGTAGAACTTCAGTTCCTGGCCCAGGCGGGGATAACGTATGCGAAAGACCCCTATGATCTGGAACGTTTCGAACGATTGAGGGAAATTGCCGCGGAAATCATGAGCGCCAAATCCGGGCTGGATATGGATACAGTCCGGGGATTGTTTTGCAGTGAAACCGGATTTCAAACGCCGAAAATGGATACCCGTGCGGCCATTTTCCGGGAAGGTAAAATTTTGATGGTGAAGGAAAAAGGTTCCGGCTTGTGGTCCCTGCCGGGCGGCTGGGTGGATGTGAACCAGTCCGTACGGGATAATACGGTCAAGGAAGTACGGGAAGAAGCCGGACTGGAAGTGGAAGCGGTACGGTTGGTAGCCCTGCATGACCGCAACAGGCACAATCCGCCTCCCTATGCCTACGGGGTCTGTAAAATCTTTGTATTATGTGAAGAGAAAGGAGGTTCCTTCCGCCCCAATCTGGAAACCTCTGAAAGCCGCTGGTTCGGCCGGGATGAGCTTCCTCCCATGGCTCTGGAAAAGAATACCCCGGAACAGGCGCTTCTGTGTTTTAAGGCAGCGGAAGATCCCTGCTGGAACCCCGTGTTTGATTAA